Genomic DNA from Streptomyces sp. NBC_01571:
CGGGGCGGGGCTTCGGCGGTGTCGGCGGTAGTAGGTGGCACGGCTCACGCCGAGCGCGGCGCATGCCTGGACGCGTCCGACCAGCCCGGTGAGCTCTTCAAGAGCCTGGTTGCGGGCGGTGTTGAACGCCACGGCCGCGAACTGGGCCCCGGTCACCGGTTCTTCTCGCCGTTCCTGTTCGGGGCGCTGTCCGTGGCGAACTGGTCGAGCAGCGCGGAGAGTTTTCCCTGGACCTCGATGACGGTGCGGGCCTTCGCGAGGTCGGCTTCCAGGCGGGCCTTCTCCGCCTTCAGCTTCGCGATCTCCTTGTCCCTCGGGTCCGCCTTCGGCCGTCCGGCCGACGCGGCGAGCGCGTCCCGGGCGCCCTTGTCCCGTTGCTGCCGCCACGTCGTGATCAACGACGAGTACAGACCCTCCCGCCGCAGCAGAGCGCCCTTGTCCTTCTTGTCCAACGTCTCGTACTCCGCGAGGATTCTCGCCTTGTACTCCGCGGTATACCGGCGCGGACCGGTCGAACGGGCTTCTACCTGCGGATCAGGGGTCCCGTGGTCATTCGTGCTGGCCACCCGGGCACTACTCCTTCTCCGCCCTCGACTCAATGAATCATCCAGTATGCCTGACTCGATCTACTTTGACAGAGAGGGGCTCGGTCCTGACGAGCGGCCACGCGGCTCTTCGCCGCAGACTTGGTCATGATGTCACCTTTCCGGCTGGAGCCAGGGAGCCTCAAGACGGCACGCGGCAGCCCCGGGGCTCCACTTCGCGCGGCGGCAAGCGGCGCCACGGCACCGAGGGACGGGCCTGGCGCGGCGGCAGTGTTTCGCCGTTTCTGACCGGATCTGGGGAAGGCATCACACACCCCGAGTGGATGAAGATGTTCTGGCAGACCCGCAAACTCGCCAGGACCACCGCGATCGGTGAACTGCGCCTGTCACACCTCAAACTCGAGCAACGCCACATCCGCGGACGCGCGCTCGACGCCATTGAGTCACAGGCCACACGAGCGGACTCCTCGCGAGCGCCAGCCCCGCCTACTTTTCCTTAAACGGGACGAGCCAGGCGTT
This window encodes:
- a CDS encoding transposase — protein: MASTNDHGTPDPQVEARSTGPRRYTAEYKARILAEYETLDKKDKGALLRREGLYSSLITTWRQQRDKGARDALAASAGRPKADPRDKEIAKLKAEKARLEADLAKARTVIEVQGKLSALLDQFATDSAPNRNGEKNR